In the Helicobacter typhlonius genome, one interval contains:
- a CDS encoding prepilin-type N-terminal cleavage/methylation domain-containing protein: MKALSKRRNKWRSITRGAFSMLELVFVIIILGILAAIAIPRLSFTRADAQLIAVENDIVSAINAIQREVFSQNLEPNSIDGAQMIDLAGLSHSRWIAQGNGIKLAKNGAVDSQNDCIHLSQEQGKIVFFVQPKADSTLCAKLLERHKTRREVPLSTSNAIF, encoded by the coding sequence ATGAAAGCATTGTCTAAGCGCAGAAATAAATGGCGAAGCATCACGCGTGGCGCGTTTAGTATGCTTGAACTCGTGTTTGTCATCATCATACTCGGAATCCTTGCGGCTATCGCCATTCCGCGTCTCTCATTTACTCGCGCTGATGCACAGCTTATCGCAGTAGAGAATGATATTGTCAGTGCAATTAATGCTATTCAACGAGAGGTTTTTAGTCAAAACCTTGAGCCAAATAGTATTGACGGGGCGCAGATGATTGATTTAGCTGGGCTTAGCCATTCGCGTTGGATAGCACAGGGCAATGGTATAAAGCTTGCCAAAAATGGCGCGGTAGATTCACAAAATGATTGTATTCACCTTAGCCAAGAACAAGGTAAGATTGTGTTTTTTGTGCAACCAAAGGCAGATTCTACGCTTTGTGCCAAACTCCTTGAGCGACACAAAACGCGCCGAGAAGTGCCACTAAGCACATCAAATGCAATATTCTAG
- a CDS encoding type II secretion system protein: MQYSSFKVRYCSRAGFSAFELLCVIIIVAIVAGVGVRYMGHITQRQCILHLKSKLSHTQYILSAYYADSFIRGDSISMAHARNVFHQLTLNPKHQCAFVLQDSTLIAHIGAQNVVFRIDPPNLAINPKISCVLSAPLCKELGDRILDK; encoded by the coding sequence ATGCAATATTCTAGTTTTAAGGTGCGATATTGCAGTAGGGCGGGATTTAGTGCGTTTGAGTTGCTATGTGTGATTATCATCGTAGCGATTGTCGCAGGTGTGGGAGTGCGCTATATGGGACACATCACGCAGAGGCAGTGCATTTTGCACCTCAAATCTAAACTTTCACATACGCAGTATATTTTGAGTGCCTATTACGCGGATAGCTTCATTCGCGGAGATTCTATATCTATGGCTCACGCGCGAAATGTGTTTCATCAGCTTACTCTTAATCCAAAACATCAATGCGCCTTTGTGTTACAAGATTCTACACTTATTGCGCATATTGGCGCACAGAATGTTGTTTTCCGCATAGACCCGCCAAATCTCGCAATAAATCCAAAAATATCCTGTGTCCTCTCTGCACCTTTGTGTAAGGAGCTTGGCGATAGAATCTTAGATAAGTAG
- a CDS encoding HlyD family secretion protein, with product MKISLKYVALAVIALCFVLWLIISFTRAYEPKENRIYAQVQAREYAISSKVAGRVENIFVKKGDMLKKGDLVYSINSPELEAKLEQARAGYEAAKALSTETNRGARVETIQSAKDVWQGARTMANLAKSTYERIESLYKDGVVSQQRRDETYANYTTAKHNESVAYQQYKLALDGASSETKIAAQAKEDAAAGQVSEVESYAKDTQAIAPANGEISNVLLHEGELSPSGFPVVLMIDMNDAWISFYVPEYRLQDFPKDRTFKAYIPALNKEVEFKVTFVSVMGDFATWRATSAHKGYDVRTFEVEAYPLMPVDGLRVGMSVLID from the coding sequence ATGAAAATATCGTTAAAGTATGTTGCATTGGCTGTTATTGCGCTATGTTTTGTGCTGTGGCTTATTATTAGCTTTACACGAGCATATGAACCAAAAGAGAATAGAATTTACGCCCAAGTGCAGGCGCGCGAGTATGCTATTAGCTCGAAAGTCGCGGGGCGTGTGGAGAATATCTTTGTTAAAAAGGGAGATATGCTAAAAAAGGGTGATTTGGTATATAGCATTAATTCTCCAGAGCTTGAGGCGAAACTTGAACAGGCAAGGGCAGGATACGAAGCGGCAAAGGCTCTAAGCACAGAGACAAATCGGGGTGCGAGGGTGGAGACGATTCAGTCTGCAAAAGATGTATGGCAGGGTGCAAGAACTATGGCAAATCTCGCTAAAAGCACCTATGAGCGCATAGAATCTTTATATAAAGACGGCGTAGTGAGCCAACAAAGACGTGATGAAACATATGCAAATTATACGACAGCTAAACATAACGAAAGTGTAGCCTATCAGCAGTATAAACTAGCCCTTGATGGCGCAAGTAGTGAGACAAAAATTGCCGCTCAAGCTAAAGAGGACGCTGCAGCAGGGCAGGTGAGCGAGGTAGAAAGCTATGCAAAAGATACCCAAGCCATAGCTCCTGCAAATGGTGAGATTAGCAATGTTTTACTACACGAGGGTGAGTTATCCCCTAGTGGATTCCCAGTGGTGCTGATGATTGATATGAATGACGCGTGGATTAGCTTTTATGTGCCAGAGTATCGGCTCCAAGACTTCCCAAAAGACCGCACATTTAAGGCATACATTCCCGCACTCAACAAAGAAGTGGAGTTTAAAGTAACTTTTGTGTCTGTTATGGGAGATTTTGCGACTTGGAGAGCGACAAGTGCGCATAAAGGCTATGATGTGAGGACTTTTGAAGTAGAGGCGTATCCGCTTATGCCTGTTGATGGGTTAAGAGTTGGTATGAGTGTGCTTATTGATTAG
- a CDS encoding TIGR02757 family protein, which yields MQKLKNTLDECYTRHNTECELNEDKPDPLLVVKSFESSSIVAEIALICALLSYGNASLIVKMLQSLDFSLLESKDKIRQSDKESFPYYRFQTRTDIKHLFLIIATMLEKQSLKAHFINAFKNPPTNLTHWRQSKNFYHARMLYSISSCINLFHHYANKLNIPISSGLSFALGTSCSEILKIKGNPPSGTGAFKRWNMLLRWLVRKDKVDMGLWQDSLSPRYLILPLDTHTFKLCKRLNIIDSKQYNLKSALQATDNLALLDENDPVKYDFALYRLGQSGEYKHILS from the coding sequence GTGCAAAAGCTTAAAAACACACTTGATGAATGCTATACGCGCCATAATACAGAATGCGAACTCAATGAGGATAAGCCTGACCCGCTGCTTGTAGTAAAATCTTTTGAATCTAGCTCCATTGTCGCAGAAATCGCCCTTATATGCGCCCTACTCTCCTATGGCAACGCAAGTCTTATTGTCAAAATGCTTCAAAGCCTTGATTTTTCGCTTTTAGAATCTAAGGATAAGATTAGGCAGAGTGATAAGGAAAGCTTCCCCTATTACAGATTCCAAACGCGCACAGATATAAAACATCTCTTTCTCATCATCGCTACTATGCTCGAAAAACAATCTTTAAAGGCACATTTTATCAATGCCTTTAAGAATCCTCCCACAAATCTCACACATTGGCGACAAAGCAAAAATTTCTATCACGCGCGTATGCTTTATAGCATCTCCTCTTGCATAAATTTATTTCACCATTATGCAAATAAGCTTAATATTCCCATAAGTAGCGGACTAAGCTTCGCACTCGGCACATCTTGTAGTGAGATTCTAAAAATTAAAGGCAATCCGCCTAGTGGCACAGGCGCATTCAAAAGGTGGAATATGCTACTTCGATGGCTCGTGCGTAAGGATAAAGTCGATATGGGGCTATGGCAAGATTCTTTATCCCCTCGTTATCTTATCTTGCCCCTTGATACACATACTTTCAAGCTTTGCAAGAGGCTTAACATCATAGATTCAAAGCAATACAATCTCAAAAGCGCATTACAAGCTACCGACAACCTCGCACTTTTAGACGAGAATGACCCTGTGAAATACGATTTCGCGCTTTATCGCTTGGGGCAAAGTGGCGAGTATAAACATATCCTTTCTTAA
- the rpmB gene encoding 50S ribosomal protein L28 has protein sequence MAKKCFFTGKGPMVGNNVSHANNKTKRRSLPNLRSIALKLEDGTSVRVRVAASTLRTMKKYS, from the coding sequence ATGGCGAAGAAATGTTTTTTCACGGGTAAAGGACCAATGGTAGGCAATAATGTGAGCCATGCTAATAACAAGACAAAAAGACGCTCACTTCCTAATCTCCGCAGTATTGCACTCAAGCTTGAAGATGGCACAAGTGTGCGTGTAAGAGTAGCAGCCTCTACACTACGCACAATGAAAAAATACTCATAG
- a CDS encoding SixA phosphatase family protein gives MKTITLLRHADTISREEYRLNSTKDKSDIFRPLSKLGKAQSRDIARFAKKNLGFDMVFCSPAKRTTQTLKPLRKYIKSSYIVISDDIAPDCGLDGYMKLTQTKAFQKASNVLIVGHQPDLKSFATYLCPSFRALVPKGVLMRFIIQAEGDTLEGMGSLDFIVPPFMLEGFGK, from the coding sequence ATGAAAACAATTACACTTTTGCGACACGCTGATACGATAAGTAGGGAAGAATATCGCTTAAATAGCACAAAAGATAAGAGCGATATTTTTCGTCCTCTTAGCAAATTGGGCAAGGCACAAAGTAGGGACATTGCGCGTTTTGCTAAGAAAAATTTGGGTTTTGATATGGTATTTTGCTCCCCTGCCAAGCGCACAACGCAGACTTTAAAACCGCTAAGAAAATACATTAAATCAAGCTATATTGTGATAAGTGATGATATTGCGCCAGATTGTGGGCTTGATGGATATATGAAGCTAACACAAACAAAAGCATTTCAAAAGGCTTCAAATGTGCTTATTGTAGGACACCAACCTGATTTAAAAAGCTTTGCTACTTATCTTTGCCCCTCTTTTCGCGCTCTTGTGCCTAAAGGTGTGCTAATGAGATTTATTATACAGGCGGAGGGCGACACGCTCGAGGGTATGGGAAGCCTTGATTTTATCGTGCCTCCATTTATGCTTGAAGGCTTTGGGAAATAG
- a CDS encoding TolC family protein — translation MKKWIFLMIFAYAHAEYLSLESAYNQVLAQNDGLKSSQSALQKQEKLRSATKMIYLPQISLNASYIHLNEQMHLPFFDTSALPPLLAGLKPVALQDQNIVFGVLNIMYPLFTGGKRYFANKLSQIALEDATLALKLKELSLFEDCTKLYYGAVLAQQILNTLEEANAGHLAHYQNAQKLQEKGQIARLETLQAQVNYDKSNIEVQKARDNLDIAYIALNAMLGRNGTGALNLVKNIDIKQEAWLEKVDYFVNKTFEVYPALRMIDNKKKGADELSRIEFSSFLPDVGLFGSYMVTDNTSLFEKALPNWYVGVGARWSLLSPNGRIQKYQASKIASLEAQYALTQAQKDLKTLCEKTYNEVLSYKTQYFSLSSSIELASENLKLRKSAFVQGLSTSTEVSDAQNALSLAIIERQSVAYNYVIALSRLFALSDEIERFYGFFNKVGEME, via the coding sequence ATGAAAAAGTGGATATTTCTTATGATATTCGCATATGCACACGCAGAGTATTTGAGTTTAGAATCTGCCTATAATCAGGTTTTAGCCCAAAATGATGGATTAAAAAGCTCCCAGAGTGCGCTCCAAAAACAAGAAAAGCTAAGAAGTGCCACGAAAATGATTTATCTCCCGCAGATTTCATTGAATGCCTCGTATATACATTTAAACGAACAAATGCACCTGCCGTTTTTTGATACCTCTGCTTTGCCGCCACTTTTGGCTGGACTTAAACCTGTTGCCTTGCAAGACCAAAATATTGTCTTTGGTGTGCTTAATATTATGTATCCACTTTTCACGGGTGGGAAGAGGTATTTTGCAAATAAATTATCCCAAATCGCACTAGAGGACGCCACTTTGGCATTAAAACTCAAAGAATTAAGCCTTTTTGAGGACTGCACGAAGCTCTACTATGGTGCGGTCTTAGCCCAGCAGATTCTAAACACGCTCGAGGAGGCAAATGCGGGGCATTTAGCGCATTATCAAAACGCGCAGAAATTGCAAGAAAAAGGACAGATTGCGCGGTTAGAGACACTTCAAGCACAAGTGAATTATGATAAATCAAATATTGAAGTGCAGAAAGCAAGAGATAATCTTGATATTGCCTATATAGCACTTAATGCAATGCTTGGACGCAATGGCACAGGGGCTTTAAATCTCGTCAAAAATATTGATATTAAGCAGGAGGCTTGGCTAGAAAAGGTGGATTATTTTGTGAATAAGACATTTGAAGTCTATCCCGCCTTGCGTATGATAGATAATAAAAAGAAAGGTGCAGACGAACTTTCACGCATTGAATTTTCTTCATTTTTACCAGATGTAGGGCTTTTTGGTAGTTATATGGTTACTGATAACACTTCTTTGTTTGAGAAGGCTTTGCCTAATTGGTATGTGGGTGTAGGGGCTCGGTGGTCACTCCTTAGCCCAAATGGGCGGATTCAAAAATATCAAGCGAGTAAAATTGCCTCCCTTGAAGCGCAATACGCGCTTACACAGGCGCAAAAAGATTTAAAAACGCTTTGTGAAAAAACCTATAATGAGGTGCTTTCTTATAAGACACAATATTTTAGCCTTAGCTCCTCTATTGAGCTTGCAAGCGAGAATTTGAAGCTACGAAAAAGCGCGTTTGTGCAAGGCTTAAGCACGAGCACAGAGGTAAGTGATGCACAAAATGCCCTATCTCTTGCAATCATTGAGCGTCAAAGCGTGGCGTATAACTATGTTATCGCTTTATCACGTTTATTCGCACTTAGTGATGAAATAGAAAGATTCTATGGCTTTTTTAACAAAGTAGGAGAAATGGAATGA
- a CDS encoding 5'-methylthioadenosine/adenosylhomocysteine nucleosidase, translated as MTIGIIGAMVEEITPLLERFGEHKTHSIGGNTYYEISRENHTIFIAYSKIGKVHAALSASVMILKFNCEKIIFSGVAGGLSADLKVGNLVLGSKLCQYDVDITAFGHALGFIPESKLYMESATELNDIAKEVAKARGIALKEGIIASGDSFIADSKKKQWIVEHFNAVAVEMEGAAVAVVCDSCGIPFCILRSISDSADGSADVSFDEFLESSAKRSADFVASMCERILR; from the coding sequence ATGACAATAGGTATCATAGGTGCTATGGTAGAGGAAATCACACCACTACTTGAACGATTTGGCGAACACAAAACGCATTCTATCGGGGGTAATACATATTATGAAATCTCGCGGGAAAATCACACGATATTTATCGCATATAGCAAGATAGGCAAGGTTCACGCGGCATTAAGCGCAAGTGTAATGATTCTTAAATTTAACTGCGAGAAAATTATTTTTAGCGGTGTGGCGGGAGGTTTAAGCGCAGATTTAAAGGTGGGTAATCTGGTGCTTGGCAGCAAACTATGTCAATATGATGTGGATATTACCGCCTTTGGACACGCATTAGGATTCATACCAGAGAGTAAGCTCTATATGGAATCTGCCACAGAGCTAAATGATATTGCAAAAGAAGTCGCCAAAGCGCGGGGTATTGCACTCAAAGAGGGCATTATCGCTTCGGGCGATAGTTTTATTGCAGATAGTAAGAAAAAGCAGTGGATTGTGGAGCATTTTAATGCGGTAGCGGTAGAAATGGAGGGCGCAGCGGTGGCTGTCGTGTGTGATTCGTGCGGGATACCATTTTGTATTTTACGCTCTATTAGCGATAGTGCTGATGGAAGTGCTGATGTGAGTTTTGATGAGTTTTTGGAGAGTTCTGCAAAGAGAAGTGCAGATTTTGTGGCGAGTATGTGTGAGCGGATTTTACGCTAG
- the fabD gene encoding ACP S-malonyltransferase produces the protein MRYAFIFPGQGSQSVGMGKEFYDNFAIAKTLFEEAGDTLHLDMKQLLFEENDKLNLTQYTQSAIFLVSAIAYNVLQNEMPLKASVAMGHSLGEVSAVVLSGGASFSKGIELIYRRGELMAEACEGKNAGMMVVVGLDDKKLESFCENKQKEGKSIWCANYNGDGQIVLAGKKDDLSALEADIKALGAKRALLLPMSVASHCPLLESASAPFSALLESSLNESLNTPILSNATLELYDTKQKAKELLSSQLTKPVLYKQSILKLDNIDTFIEFGNGSVLKGLNKRLSQAPTWNVSNLATLKECIEGIENA, from the coding sequence ATGAGATATGCTTTTATATTTCCCGGACAAGGCTCACAAAGTGTAGGTATGGGTAAAGAGTTTTACGATAATTTTGCCATCGCAAAGACACTTTTTGAGGAGGCAGGAGACACATTACATTTAGATATGAAGCAACTTTTATTTGAGGAAAATGACAAGCTTAATCTCACGCAATACACACAAAGTGCGATTTTTCTTGTGAGTGCGATTGCCTATAATGTTTTGCAAAATGAAATGCCACTTAAGGCGAGTGTAGCGATGGGGCATTCACTTGGTGAGGTAAGCGCGGTCGTGCTAAGTGGTGGAGCGAGTTTTTCAAAGGGCATAGAGCTGATATACAGGCGGGGTGAGCTTATGGCGGAGGCGTGTGAGGGTAAAAACGCCGGAATGATGGTTGTTGTAGGTCTTGATGACAAGAAATTAGAATCTTTTTGTGAAAATAAGCAAAAGGAGGGTAAAAGCATTTGGTGTGCGAACTATAATGGCGATGGACAAATCGTTTTAGCCGGCAAGAAAGATGATTTAAGCGCATTAGAGGCAGATATAAAGGCACTAGGAGCTAAACGCGCCTTGCTTTTGCCAATGTCTGTTGCAAGTCATTGTCCGCTTTTAGAATCTGCGAGCGCACCTTTTAGCGCGCTTTTAGAATCTAGCCTGAATGAAAGCCTCAATACCCCTATCCTTTCAAACGCTACCCTTGAGCTTTATGACACAAAGCAAAAGGCAAAAGAGCTGCTTAGCAGTCAGCTCACAAAGCCCGTGCTGTATAAGCAATCAATTTTAAAGCTAGATAATATAGATACATTTATAGAATTTGGCAATGGCAGTGTGTTAAAAGGGCTTAATAAGCGTCTAAGCCAAGCACCGACTTGGAATGTAAGCAATCTCGCGACTTTGAAAGAATGTATCGAGGGCATAGAAAACGCGTAG